The genomic DNA GTTCGCCAAAACCATCCTTGACCTCGTACTTACGAGAACTGTGAGCCGCGACCTGCAACCGCATTGCGGCATCGCCAATATTCTGGTCACGGAAATATTCGTTGCCGTGTACGTCACATTTCTTGGCATTTTTGGAAATGTGCGCAGCTATGTTTGGAAAGGACGAACGATAAAAACCCCCTGACCCCCAAAGGGGGAAGCTGAAGCACGGGTGAATAGAGAAGGCGACAATCTGTGAACTCTGGGATTCAAAACATTCGCATATTCGTACTCATTTGTAATAAATGGGAAAGATGAAAGCATGAAATTCGAAATGGAGAAATTCGAAAACTCTGTGCATCTCTGTTTCTCAAAAGTTCTCTGTGCAATAAACAATGAATAAAGGAACGTCACTCGGGCAATTGGCTTGGCGCAGATTCAAGAAGGATGCTGCGGCCATTTTCGGTTCGGTGGTGATTCTTGTGGCCGTGATGCTTGCAACGCTTGGCCCGCTGATCACACCAGATGGAAGCCCGCACGCCAACCGACAGATCATTGAGTTGGCCGCCAAAAAGCCTGGTTCAACTTTCACTTTTTTGAAAGTTCCGAGAACCGTTGTTTCCGAAGATGGATTCAGCGAAAAACTGCTGGTAGGCAAACAGGAAAACTATTCTTGGGTCCCCATTTTCAGTCATTCTTTTTCTGCGGATACGCTGGTCATTGAACGCTACACAGGCGATACATCGAATGATGGTGAAATGGTGAAGTATTCCTTCGCATCGCTTTCATCAGAAGGAAAATCACCTGAAGAAGTGGAGAAAGAACTCATCGAAACCAAAACATTCTGGCTGGGCACCGACCGGTTTGGTCGCGACCTGCTTAGCCGCATGATCCTCGGAACACGCATCTCGCTCAGCATCGGATTTGTGGCCGTGGCCATCTCCTTGCTCATCGGAATTCTGATGGGTTCATTGGCAGGATTTTTCCGTGGCTGGATTGATAATGTGGTAATGTGGTTCGTAACGGTGGTCTGGAGTATTCCGCTATTGCTTCTGGTCATCGCTATCACGCTGGCAATGGGAAAAGGATTCTGGCAGGTCTTCGTGGCGGTTGGAATGGCCATGTGGGTAGAGGTGGCGCGTATCGTCCGTGGACAGATACTCAGCATCCGCGAGAAGGAATTTGTGGAAGCCTGCCGTGCGCTCGGTTTCTCTGGTTTCAGAACAATTGTGCGGCATATTCTGCCGAATATTCTCGGACCTGTCATTGTCATTTCGGCTGCGAATTTTGCTTCGGCCATTCTGATCGAGGCAGGTCTGAGCTTCCTCGGCATCGGTGCGCAGCCACCTATTCCGAGTTGGGGAGCCATGATCAAAGACCATTACGGCTACATCATTATGGACAAGGCGTATCTGGCGCTCATTCCCGGAACGGCCATTCTATTGATGGTACTTGCGTTTACCTTAGTGGGAAATGGCGTGCGCGATGCGTTGGATGTGAAAAGCACCCGATAGCTTCAAGATCTCCACGGTTTTGAAAACCTTGATGGTCTTTCGCTAAATTTGAATCATGGACGTTGCACAATTGAAATACAGCATCATTGAAAAACTCATCCGAACGGAGGATGAACAACTGCTGCAAAAAGTAGCCGAACTGATGAGTTCAACACGTGCGCGCTACCCAGAAAGCGACCTTAAACCAATGACGGTTGAGGAACTGAATGAACGTCTCCGAAAAGCTGAGGATGACATTGCGAATGGAAGAGTCTACTCCACCGATGAAGCAAAGAAAAAACTTGGCCTTTAATGGCATCTCGCAGAATCATTTGGACCGAACGCGCCATTGATGACCTGCAAGACATCAAGGAGTTCATTTCATTGGACTCCGAAATTCAGGCTACCAAACAACTGCTCAGGATATTTGACCGCGAAATGCAATTGATAACCCGACCCGGAAGTGGCGGAATACAAACTGAGACACGTTCTAATTTCGAAATACGATACTTGGTTCAGGACAATTACAAGATCCTATATCGATTTACAGAGACCGAAGTGTTTGTTCTCACCGTTTTCGAAACACGTCAGCATCCTGAAAAGATGAAACTCTGAATGAAAAAAGCTGCATACACGGCACTGGTCCTGGTCATTGCAATTTCCGTGGCCTTCATGCTCGGCCCCAAGCCGCCCGAATCTCACCTCAACCCTACTCCAACCTCCATTTCCATTCCGTTGGATTCGTTGGATGGCTGGCTGGCGTATCGTGAAAGTGGTTTCCAAACTCTGAAACCCAGCAATGAAGCCAAGATCGAATGGTACAATGATTCGGTTTCGGTGACCGACTATGCTGTGGTTTATCTGCATGGTTTTACCGCTTCGGGCGAAGAAGGAAATCCCGTTCATCGGGCATTTGCCCAACGATACGGCTGCAACCTGTATCTGCCTCGGTTGTACGGCCACGGATTGGACACTACCGAACCGTTGATCGACCTGACACCCGAAAACTATCTGCAATCGGCCAAAGAAGCCATTGCCGTTGGCAAGAAGATCGGACAGAAAGTGATCGTGATGAGCTGTTCGACAGGTGGAACGCTTGCAATTTACCTTGCCGCACACGACCCCGAAATTGACGCGCTGATCTGCTACTCGCCCAACATCGACATCTTCGATCAGACCTCGCAGGTGCTGACCCAACCGTGGGGACTTCAACTGGCGCGTTTGATCAATGGAAGCGATTTCCGGCAGTATGAAGCTCCCGAAGAATTCAAAAAGTATTGGCAGACCAAGTATCGTTTGGAAGGATTGGTGGCGCTGCGTTCGCTGATCGACCACACAATGACCGAAGAAACATTTTCGCACGTAAAGCAGCCCATTTTTGTGGGTGCGTATTTCAAAGACGCATCCGCGCAGGACAGCGTGGTTTCGGTAGAGGCCATGCGCCTGATGATGCCTGAACTGGGAACACCCGAAAGCCAAAAACGCATGGTGGAATTTCCCGTTGGTGCGCACGTACTCACCAATCCACTTCGCAACCCTGACGTGAAACTCGTGGAAGATGCAACTTTCCGATTTGCGGAAGATGTCATTGGTCTAAAACCTGTGAAATAGCACAATTTCACAATAAGATAGCGTTCTGTTATTTTCTTACTTTTAGACCTATGCGGTGGAACGTCTTGGTTTGGCTATTGCTGAGTGCCTCTTGTTTTGGGCAGGAGGTGACAGATTCCATTCCCATTCTAAAAAGTTATGATGACCCACTACCTCAAACGCCCTGGAACGGACGTGTGATCTCTGCCATGCAAAACCCTGCGTTTGCAGGTTTTGATAGACGATTGCAATTCGGTTATTACTATGAAGGTCAGAACTTGAAAGTACCGGAGGGCTATGACACAAAAAAGGCAGGCTTCTGGAATCAGACCGCAATCATTGATTTCGCATTTGGAGGGAAACGAAAAAACATCGGGGTCAATATCAGTTACAATGGAGGGCAGCGACTTATTTCTGACTACCATCGAGTTCAAATTGCACATTCATACCGTTTTCATCTGCGCAACCACAAATTCATATTGGGCGCGGGAATACGCTATCTAATGCTGAAAGGAGGCTCGGATGCTGCAGCATATGGTGATATGCTCGATCCGAGATACGGTTTCGTTTATCCTACGCAGGAATTTTTGAAACAAGACTCTCTTCAGTTGGCTGAATACTCCGCTGGTCTTATTTACAATTGGAAAAGACTATTTCTCGGATATGCTTTCAGGTACGAGGACAGGTCTTTATTGACCGCTGCAGGGAAAGACCTTCATCCTGTTCATCACCTCAATGCCATGTATACTTTGAATTATGGCGCCACGGGTCAATTTGCCGCAGCGTTCACCGCAGAATATGACGGGTTCAGGTGGTATCTGGAACCCGCGTTGGTCGTTATGCTGAAAAACATATTCTTCCTGAAGTTTTCTTCACCCAATGTCAGCCAATTCAAGACAGAACTGGGATTGCAGCTATGGAATTTCCGTGCGGTGTACTCCTGTTCCTTCTATTTCAACCAATACGCCATCAACACGTATGGCGTAGCCTCCATGTCAGGGGGACTTCGGTATCATTTTCAAAATCTTAAATCCAGAAAGAAATGAAACAACTAATCCCTTTCTTTCTTTCAGCACTTTTACTACCAGGATGCGTCAAGGAAATACCAAGTCCCTCCTATAAACACCAACCTCCAAACACAGTTGGAGTTATACACGGAGATACAAGCATTTGCTTCTATTGGCTGGAATTTTCACTGATCAATGGTTTAAGAGAAGAAGTGGACTCTTTCAGGTGGATTCCGATTGACACAAATGGTTATTACTTCCATGTTCACAGTCTTCACGATACTTTGGCCATCGACAATATTGAATGGCCCGATACGGGAAATATTATACTGATGAATTATGTCCATGGTGACAGTTCTTCCTTTAATATCACCGTCCTTTCATGCTTTCAGAGCTTGTACATACCAACGGGTTTTAAACCTGACGGGGATGGTATGAATGATCGATGGTCGCCTGTCTATTATGGCATCTCCGAGATGGATTGGATGATTCGTTCAGAAAATGGGAAAGTTCTGTTTGACAACAAAGGTGACATCAATGCCTCATGGGATGGAACTTATGAGGGCAAACCACAACCGGAAGGACTTTATCGGTATTGGGTGAGATACACCACCATTGAAACACATGAGTCGAAAGTAATGGAAGGCTGGCTTCAACTTTATCGTAATTGATGATGCGTTGGGCAACCTTCATACTGCTCTTTTATTTTGGATCGGTCTGTGCACAAAACGCAACAGATTCCACCACCGTTCCTGAACCCGAATGGGAAACCAAGAACTACACACAGGAGGATAAGATCTACAACCGCTCGGTATGGACGTTTGTGGACAATCCTGCGTTGGCTGGATTTGATAGAAAACTGGCCGTGGCCTATCGCTATCGGATGAAGAACCTGGCGATGGGCGTTCCGAACAAGGATGGAAATCTGACACTGGCCTTTCAGCGGCATGAGGCATTTGTGGATCTTCCATTCGGTGGACCGAAACAGAACTGGGGCATGGGGCTGTACTATTCTTATGAGAAGGAATTGCAGCACACCTACCATCGCATTCAGATGGCACGTTCCTTCCGCATACAGTTTCCCAAAGGCCATAATCTCATCTTGGGTTTTTCGGTTGGTGTGCAGCTTGCAAAACTGAACAACCAAGACCGACTCACTTTTCCAGATATGATCGATCCAAGATCAGGATTCATCTATTCAACGTGGGAACCAAGGCGCTGGGATCACATGGCCATTCCCTACTTAAATGGTGGCATTCGATACTATTGGAAACGATTTGTCTTTGACTATGCTGTTCAGTTAGGCCCTAGTGGTGTGTGGGCATTGGCTGGTGCTCCACGAACCAGCGATGTCAGAAATAAATTCAAAGCCGCATACCATTTCAATGTAGGAGATGATGTAACCATTTCTCCAGAACTGGTCGGAGAAATAATTACATATTACGGTGTCTTTTACCCGAATGGCCCAGACAAACCTCACATCAATAAGGCAACAAACAACTTCGGACTATTCTCAGGTTATGTCACCATCACATACAAAGACATGGTCTACGGGCAAATTGGCGTGGCCGACCTGAACCGATGGAGTTTCCGTGCCGGATATCAGTTGAAAGACTATCTGGTGATACAGCTTGGTGTTTCATCTTATTTGAACCCGACCATGGAAAAGATCGGAGGATTGGCAAGTGTAGATGGTGGCATCCGCTACCAGATAAAAGCATGGAACAGATGAAAAAGTACCTCTTACTTGCAATCCCATTTTTAGCTGGATGTTTCAAAGACGAACCAAAACTCCCTCAGTATTACGCCAAGCAGGAAATTGATGCGGCAACCGATTCCATCATTTGTTTTTCCGGACAGGAGGATTTTGATCATTTCAATCTGATCTGTTCACAACCATTTGACTCTTTGCATTGGTTTGCCAACTACTCCTATGCGTTATTCTTAGGAAGCGGACAACCATTGGAACTCCCTAATGCCCCGTATGGTTATGAAGCAATTAAGTGCTTAGGGTTTATCAATGGCGACACTACCGAACTTTATGTCAGGCTGGCCTATTGCGCCAGATACATGTATATCCCTGTGGCGTTTTCTCCAGATTACAATGGAATTAACGATAGTTGGTTTCCCGTTTATTACACCACAAACGATGGAATCAACTTTCAACCCTACACCATTCACTGGGAAATCAGAACCCTTGACGGAATCAAAATCTTTGAAACCGATGATCGCGAAGGAAAATGGGACGGCACCTACAACGACTATCCAATGCCAACGGGTTCTTACCTCTACTACATTGAACTGAAAATAGAAGGCGAAGATCCCGTGGAATATACAGGTTGGATTGAACTACTTGGATAAGAAAAAGCCCCGCTTTTGGCGGGGCCGACAAACAAAAGACCTTCAAGGTTTTGAGACCTCGTAGGTTTTTTGAAAACCTACGAGGTCTGAGGTCTGCATTTAAGAAAGCGCTTCCTGCACTTTCTCAGCAGCTTCTTTCAGTGCGATGGCCGACATTACTTTCAGGCCGCTGTTGTCGATGATCTGCTTGGCCTCTTCGGCATTGGTTCCTTGCAGTCGCACAATGATCGGAACATGAATTTCGCCCATGTTCTTGTAAGCATCTACAACTCC from Flavobacteriales bacterium includes the following:
- a CDS encoding ABC transporter permease subunit, coding for MNKGTSLGQLAWRRFKKDAAAIFGSVVILVAVMLATLGPLITPDGSPHANRQIIELAAKKPGSTFTFLKVPRTVVSEDGFSEKLLVGKQENYSWVPIFSHSFSADTLVIERYTGDTSNDGEMVKYSFASLSSEGKSPEEVEKELIETKTFWLGTDRFGRDLLSRMILGTRISLSIGFVAVAISLLIGILMGSLAGFFRGWIDNVVMWFVTVVWSIPLLLLVIAITLAMGKGFWQVFVAVGMAMWVEVARIVRGQILSIREKEFVEACRALGFSGFRTIVRHILPNILGPVIVISAANFASAILIEAGLSFLGIGAQPPIPSWGAMIKDHYGYIIMDKAYLALIPGTAILLMVLAFTLVGNGVRDALDVKSTR
- a CDS encoding type II toxin-antitoxin system RelE/ParE family toxin codes for the protein MASRRIIWTERAIDDLQDIKEFISLDSEIQATKQLLRIFDREMQLITRPGSGGIQTETRSNFEIRYLVQDNYKILYRFTETEVFVLTVFETRQHPEKMKL
- a CDS encoding alpha/beta hydrolase; amino-acid sequence: MKKAAYTALVLVIAISVAFMLGPKPPESHLNPTPTSISIPLDSLDGWLAYRESGFQTLKPSNEAKIEWYNDSVSVTDYAVVYLHGFTASGEEGNPVHRAFAQRYGCNLYLPRLYGHGLDTTEPLIDLTPENYLQSAKEAIAVGKKIGQKVIVMSCSTGGTLAIYLAAHDPEIDALICYSPNIDIFDQTSQVLTQPWGLQLARLINGSDFRQYEAPEEFKKYWQTKYRLEGLVALRSLIDHTMTEETFSHVKQPIFVGAYFKDASAQDSVVSVEAMRLMMPELGTPESQKRMVEFPVGAHVLTNPLRNPDVKLVEDATFRFAEDVIGLKPVK
- a CDS encoding type IX secretion system membrane protein PorP/SprF, whose translation is MMRWATFILLFYFGSVCAQNATDSTTVPEPEWETKNYTQEDKIYNRSVWTFVDNPALAGFDRKLAVAYRYRMKNLAMGVPNKDGNLTLAFQRHEAFVDLPFGGPKQNWGMGLYYSYEKELQHTYHRIQMARSFRIQFPKGHNLILGFSVGVQLAKLNNQDRLTFPDMIDPRSGFIYSTWEPRRWDHMAIPYLNGGIRYYWKRFVFDYAVQLGPSGVWALAGAPRTSDVRNKFKAAYHFNVGDDVTISPELVGEIITYYGVFYPNGPDKPHINKATNNFGLFSGYVTITYKDMVYGQIGVADLNRWSFRAGYQLKDYLVIQLGVSSYLNPTMEKIGGLASVDGGIRYQIKAWNR